A region of the Flintibacter sp. KGMB00164 genome:
AACCGCACTCACCCCACTGACACCGGTTCTCCCGAGGTTCAGATCGCCATTCTGACCGCTCGCATCAACGAGCTGACCGAGCACCTGAAGGTCCACAAGCAGGACAACCACTCCCGTCGTGGCCTGCTGAAGATGGTCGGTAAGCGCCGCAAGATGCTGGACTATCTGATGGCTAAGGACATCGAGCGTTACCGTGCTATCATCGCCAAGCTGGGCATCCGTAAGTAAGTTTTGCCGCATAGGGCAGCGTTTTAACGCGCTGCCCTATGTTCGCATCTAAAACAAACCAAAAACCGGGAGCGATCCCGCTTTTTTAGCAGTTGAATATGAGCCGAAGCGCGTAGGATAGGCGCGCAGGGGAGCTTGGACCGGAGCGACGGATACAAACCAAGGCAGGCAAAGCCGGACTGTTTGTGTCCGGAGTCGCAGGGAAAGCGACCCGGCCGCGCGCCCAATCCGCAGCGTGACAATGCCGAAGCGCGTAGGATAGGCAAGGCCCACGTTTCGACTCGTATTCAAGTGCTAAAAGGTGAGACCTCCCGGGCAAATCAATACAAAAGGAGGATTACCAAATGTCAACCGTTATTAAGCACAAGCAGTTTAACAACTACAAGAGCTGGACCATGGACCTGTGCGGCCGTCCCCTGACCATCGAGGTGGGCAAGGTGGCCGAGCTGGCCAGCGCTTCCGCTATGGTTAAGTACGGCGAGACCACCGTGCTGGTGGCTGTCACCGTGTCCCCCCGTCCCCGTGACGGCATCGACTTCTTCCCCCTCTCCGTTGAGTTTGAGGAGAAGTTGTACGCTGTGGGCCGCATCCCCGGCTCCTTCATGCGCCGTGAGGGTCGTCCCTCCCTGCCCGCCGTTCTGGCTTCCCGCCTGATCGACCGGCCCATGCGCCCCCTGTTCCCCTACGACTTCCGCAACGACGTGTGCATCCAGTGCACCGTCATGAGCGTGGATTATGACTGCTCCCCCGAGGTGGCTGCCATGATCGGCGCCTCCGCCTGCGTGAGCTACTCCGAGATCCCCTTCGCCGGCCCCATCGGCTGCCTGGAGGTGGGTTACTGCGACGGCCAGATTGTCCTCAACCCCAACCAGGAGCAGCGCAAGACCTCCCGCATGGACGTGACCGTGGCCGCTACCGCTGAGAAGGTGGTCATGATCGAGGCCGGCGCCGACGAGATCCCCGA
Encoded here:
- the rpsO gene encoding 30S ribosomal protein S15, producing the protein MIRKDEKTAVIEANRTHPTDTGSPEVQIAILTARINELTEHLKVHKQDNHSRRGLLKMVGKRRKMLDYLMAKDIERYRAIIAKLGIRK